A region from the Vibrio navarrensis genome encodes:
- the fliH gene encoding flagellar assembly protein FliH encodes MAERKRGFIRPGEDDAVPQPKRWGLPDYGAEVNKQAKETAFNYDPGWMPDFEKAEEEPVLELTEEQIELIKQGAYQEGLFQGQEAGFKQGFEKGKEEGFAVGQAEGLEQGKAEGIAAGEEHVKQQVETFVSLANQFAQPLELMSNQVEKQLVDMVLCLVKEVVHVEVQTNPQIILDTIKASVESLPIAGHPITLHLNPEDAEIVRSSYGEDDLAFRNWTLVSEPSLNRGDVQIEAGESSVSYRMEERIKHVIQNFCGTNRHHGGE; translated from the coding sequence ATGGCGGAAAGAAAACGTGGTTTTATTCGTCCTGGCGAAGATGACGCAGTCCCACAGCCAAAACGCTGGGGCTTGCCGGATTACGGTGCTGAGGTAAACAAACAAGCGAAAGAGACCGCTTTTAACTATGACCCCGGCTGGATGCCCGACTTTGAGAAAGCAGAAGAAGAGCCAGTTCTTGAATTAACCGAAGAACAAATCGAGCTCATCAAGCAAGGGGCTTATCAGGAAGGGCTATTTCAAGGTCAAGAGGCTGGCTTCAAACAAGGTTTTGAAAAAGGTAAGGAAGAGGGCTTTGCGGTCGGTCAAGCTGAAGGGCTAGAACAAGGTAAAGCGGAAGGCATCGCCGCCGGTGAAGAGCATGTTAAACAACAAGTTGAAACGTTTGTTAGCCTCGCCAATCAATTTGCTCAGCCGCTGGAGCTGATGAGTAACCAAGTTGAAAAGCAACTGGTGGACATGGTGCTTTGCTTGGTGAAAGAGGTGGTTCACGTTGAGGTGCAGACCAACCCGCAGATCATTCTTGATACCATTAAAGCCTCGGTAGAGAGCTTGCCTATCGCTGGTCATCCCATCACTTTGCACCTGAATCCTGAAGATGCCGAGATTGTTCGTTCCTCATATGGTGAAGACGATCTGGCGTTTCGCAACTGGACACTGGTCTCTGAGCCGTCACTCAATCGTGGCGATGTGCAGATTGAAGCTGGCGAGTCGAGCGTCAGCTATCGCATGGAAGAGCGCATCAAACACGTGATACAAAATTTCTGTGGCACCAATCGTCACCACGGAGGCGAATAA
- the fliG gene encoding flagellar motor switch protein FliG: MANEIANQEASGEMDSTGIDISTITGEEKAAILLLSLNEQDAAGIIRHLEPKQVQRVGSAMAKAKDLSQDKVSAVHRAFLEDIQKYTNIGMGSEDFMRNALIAALGEDKANNLVDQILLGTGSKGLDSLKWMDPRQVASIIVNEHPQIQTIVLSYLEADQSAEIISQFPERVRLDLMMRIANLEEVQPSALAELNEIMEKQFAGQAGAQAAKIGGLKAAAEIMNYLDNNVEGLLMEQIRDQDEDLATQIQDLMFVFENLIEVDDQGIQKLLRDVPQDVLQKALKGADDGLRDKIFKNMSKRAAEMMRDDIEAMPPVRVADVEAAQKEILAIARRLADSGEIMLSGGADEFL; this comes from the coding sequence ATGGCTAACGAAATTGCAAATCAGGAAGCAAGCGGCGAGATGGATTCAACAGGAATCGATATTTCGACCATCACTGGCGAAGAAAAAGCAGCGATTTTGCTGCTGAGTCTCAATGAGCAAGATGCGGCAGGCATTATCCGTCATTTAGAACCGAAGCAGGTTCAGCGGGTGGGCAGTGCCATGGCGAAAGCCAAAGATCTCAGCCAAGACAAAGTATCGGCAGTGCACCGAGCGTTTCTGGAAGATATCCAGAAATACACCAACATTGGTATGGGCAGCGAAGACTTCATGCGCAATGCGCTGATCGCGGCACTGGGTGAAGACAAAGCCAATAACTTGGTTGACCAAATCCTTCTCGGCACAGGCTCTAAAGGTCTGGATTCCTTGAAGTGGATGGACCCAAGACAAGTGGCGAGCATCATTGTTAACGAACACCCACAAATCCAAACGATTGTATTATCCTATCTGGAAGCGGATCAATCAGCGGAGATCATCTCCCAGTTCCCAGAGCGGGTACGCTTGGATTTGATGATGCGTATCGCTAACTTAGAAGAAGTTCAACCGTCTGCACTGGCAGAGCTGAACGAAATCATGGAGAAGCAGTTTGCCGGTCAAGCGGGTGCGCAGGCGGCAAAAATTGGCGGCCTGAAAGCAGCGGCCGAAATCATGAACTACCTCGACAACAACGTTGAAGGCTTGTTGATGGAGCAGATCCGCGATCAGGACGAAGATTTGGCAACGCAGATCCAAGATCTGATGTTCGTATTCGAAAACCTTATCGAAGTGGACGACCAAGGTATTCAGAAGTTGCTGCGTGATGTTCCTCAGGACGTGCTGCAAAAAGCACTCAAAGGCGCCGACGATGGTTTGCGCGACAAGATCTTCAAGAACATGTCGAAACGTGCTGCTGAGATGATGCGCGACGATATCGAAGCGATGCCGCCAGTGCGGGTAGCCGACGTGGAAGCCGCGCAAAAAGAGATCCTCGCTATCGCAAGGCGACTGGCCGACAGTGGCGAAATTATGCTCTCCGGTGGCGCAGACGAATTCCTCTAA
- the fliF gene encoding flagellar basal-body MS-ring/collar protein FliF gives MVAQSDMDLDGQNPDLDERSSSKFDMAVGDLDLLRQIVLVVSISICVALIVMLFFWVKEPEMRPLGIFETEELIPVLDHLDQQKINYKLDGNTILVEASEFNSIKLDMVRSGLNQNTQAGDDILLQDMGFGVSQRLEQERLKLSRERQLGKAIEEMKQVRKARVLLALPKQSVFVRHNQEASASVFLTLGTGANLKQQEVDSIVDMVASAVPGMKTSRVTVTDQHGRLLNSGSQDPVSAARRKEQELERSQEQMLREKIDSVLIPILGFGNYTAQVDIEMDFSAVEQTRKAFDPNTPATRSEYALEDYNNANMVAGVPGALSNQPPADASIPQDVAQMKDGSVTGQGSVRKESTRNFELDTTISHERKQTGIVTRQTVSVAIKDRAAVNSDNGSVTYTPRSEAEINAIRQVLIGTVGFNENRGDLLNVLSIQFAEQEPEKLADVPIWEHPNFNDWVRWFASALVIIVVVLVLIRPAMKKLLNPASDDENEMYGPDGLPIGADGETSLIGSDIESSELFEFGSSIDLPNLHKDEDVLKAVRALVANEPELAAQVVKNWMTNG, from the coding sequence ATGGTTGCTCAATCAGACATGGATCTCGACGGACAAAACCCCGATTTGGATGAGCGCAGTTCGTCCAAGTTTGATATGGCCGTTGGTGATCTTGATCTGTTGCGTCAGATTGTTCTTGTGGTTTCCATTTCCATCTGTGTGGCACTGATCGTCATGCTGTTTTTCTGGGTAAAAGAGCCCGAAATGCGTCCGTTGGGAATTTTTGAAACCGAAGAGCTGATCCCGGTTCTCGATCATCTCGATCAACAAAAAATCAATTACAAACTGGACGGCAACACCATTTTGGTGGAAGCCAGCGAGTTTAACTCAATTAAATTGGACATGGTCCGCTCGGGGCTGAATCAAAATACCCAAGCCGGTGACGATATTCTGCTGCAAGACATGGGCTTTGGCGTTTCGCAACGTTTAGAACAGGAGCGTTTGAAACTCAGCCGTGAACGACAGCTAGGCAAAGCCATCGAAGAGATGAAGCAAGTGCGCAAAGCGCGTGTGCTGCTTGCGCTGCCAAAACAAAGTGTATTTGTGCGCCACAATCAAGAGGCTTCCGCTTCGGTATTTTTGACCTTAGGCACCGGTGCTAACCTCAAACAGCAAGAGGTGGATTCGATTGTCGACATGGTGGCGAGCGCTGTACCGGGCATGAAAACCTCTCGCGTCACCGTCACAGATCAACATGGTCGATTACTAAACTCTGGTTCACAAGATCCAGTCTCCGCAGCTCGTCGCAAAGAGCAAGAGTTAGAGCGCAGCCAAGAGCAGATGCTGCGAGAAAAAATTGACTCTGTGCTTATCCCTATTTTGGGTTTTGGCAATTACACCGCGCAAGTTGATATTGAAATGGACTTTAGTGCGGTCGAGCAAACACGAAAGGCGTTTGACCCCAATACCCCAGCCACGCGCAGTGAGTATGCGTTAGAAGATTACAACAACGCCAACATGGTGGCGGGTGTGCCGGGTGCGCTCAGCAACCAACCGCCGGCAGATGCCTCTATCCCGCAAGATGTCGCTCAAATGAAAGACGGTTCGGTGACGGGGCAAGGTTCGGTGCGCAAAGAGTCGACGCGTAACTTTGAGCTTGATACCACCATCAGTCATGAACGCAAGCAGACTGGTATCGTGACACGTCAGACGGTGTCAGTGGCGATCAAAGATCGCGCAGCGGTCAACTCGGATAACGGCAGTGTCACCTATACTCCTCGTAGTGAAGCGGAAATTAATGCTATCCGCCAAGTGCTGATTGGTACGGTCGGTTTTAATGAAAACCGCGGCGACTTACTCAATGTATTAAGTATACAGTTTGCTGAACAGGAACCTGAAAAGCTGGCTGACGTACCGATTTGGGAACATCCAAACTTCAACGACTGGGTGCGCTGGTTCGCAAGTGCCTTGGTGATCATTGTGGTGGTGTTGGTGTTGATTCGTCCAGCGATGAAGAAACTGCTCAACCCTGCGAGTGACGATGAAAATGAAATGTACGGGCCTGATGGCCTGCCGATTGGCGCCGACGGTGAAACCAGTTTGATTGGTAGTGACATCGAAAGTAGTGAGTTGTTTGAATTTGGGTCAAGCATCGACCTGCCAAATCTGCACAAAGATGAAGATGTGTTGAAAGCAGTGCGTGCATTGGTTGCAAACGAACCTGAGCTGGCGGCTCAAGTTGTGAAGAATTGGATGACGAATGGCTAA
- the fliE gene encoding flagellar hook-basal body complex protein FliE: MRIDGLQGEMRAMMLEATNTSAPATGAKVSADFGNILSQAINNVNALQKSSSDLQTRFDRGDADVSLSDVMIARNKSSVAFEATLQVRNKLIEAYKDLMNMPV; this comes from the coding sequence ATGAGAATTGACGGATTACAAGGCGAAATGCGCGCCATGATGTTAGAGGCGACCAACACATCTGCGCCTGCGACAGGGGCGAAAGTCAGTGCTGATTTTGGCAATATACTGAGTCAGGCCATCAATAATGTGAACGCGTTGCAGAAGTCATCCAGTGATTTACAAACCCGTTTTGACCGCGGCGATGCGGATGTCTCACTCTCTGATGTGATGATTGCCAGAAACAAATCCAGTGTGGCGTTTGAGGCCACCTTGCAGGTAAGAAACAAGCTGATTGAGGCATACAAAGACCTCATGAATATGCCAGTTTGA
- a CDS encoding sigma-54-dependent transcriptional regulator: MAQSKVLIVEDDEGLREALVDTLALAGYEWLEADCAEDALLKLKAHSVDIVVSDVQMAGMGGLALLRSIKQNWPNLPVLLMTAYANIEDAVSAMKEGAIDYMAKPFAPEVLLNMVSRYAPVKSDDNGDAVVADEKSLRLLALADKVARTDANVMVLGPSGSGKEVLSRYIHNASLRKDGPFVAINCAAIPDNMLEATLFGYEKGAFTGAVQACPGKFEQAQGGTILLDEISEMDLNLQAKLLRVLQEREVERLGSRKSIKLDVRVLATSNRDLKQYVSEGNFREDLYYRLNVFPLTWPALRERQGDIVPLAKHLAERHCMKQGIAVPRFSPQALDKLTHYPWPGNVRELDNVVQRALILSENSDIEQDHILLEGVDWQDANSLQNVVQQTSDVVVPDVKPVAQPDAFSRSIVGGDSLGSELRDQEYAIILETLIECQGRRKEMAEKLGISPRTLRYKLAKMRDAGIDIPG, translated from the coding sequence ATGGCTCAAAGCAAGGTGTTAATCGTAGAAGACGACGAAGGTCTGCGCGAAGCGCTGGTCGATACATTGGCATTAGCGGGGTATGAATGGCTCGAAGCAGATTGCGCCGAAGATGCGCTACTCAAACTCAAAGCCCATTCGGTGGATATTGTGGTCTCTGACGTACAAATGGCCGGCATGGGTGGGCTTGCACTATTGCGCAGCATCAAGCAAAACTGGCCAAATTTGCCTGTGTTGCTGATGACAGCGTATGCCAATATTGAAGACGCTGTGTCAGCGATGAAAGAAGGGGCGATTGACTACATGGCCAAGCCTTTCGCGCCAGAAGTGTTGCTCAATATGGTCAGCCGTTACGCCCCTGTCAAATCGGACGACAATGGTGACGCGGTAGTGGCGGATGAAAAGAGCTTACGACTGCTTGCGCTGGCCGACAAAGTCGCGCGCACCGACGCCAACGTGATGGTGCTTGGCCCAAGTGGTTCGGGCAAAGAAGTGTTATCGCGCTACATTCATAATGCGTCGCTGCGTAAAGACGGGCCATTTGTTGCGATTAACTGTGCCGCGATCCCAGATAACATGCTAGAAGCCACCTTGTTTGGCTATGAAAAAGGGGCGTTCACTGGCGCAGTGCAAGCTTGTCCGGGCAAATTTGAACAGGCGCAAGGTGGTACGATTCTACTCGATGAGATCAGTGAAATGGATCTCAACCTGCAAGCCAAACTGCTGCGCGTACTGCAGGAGCGAGAAGTGGAGCGCCTGGGTAGCCGCAAGAGCATCAAGTTGGATGTGCGCGTCCTAGCCACCAGTAACCGTGACTTAAAGCAGTATGTTTCCGAAGGGAATTTCCGAGAGGATTTGTATTACCGTCTGAATGTTTTCCCATTGACTTGGCCTGCGCTACGTGAGCGCCAAGGGGATATCGTACCGCTCGCCAAACATCTGGCAGAGCGTCACTGCATGAAACAGGGGATTGCGGTACCTCGTTTTTCACCTCAAGCGCTGGACAAACTTACGCATTATCCTTGGCCGGGTAACGTGCGCGAGCTAGACAACGTGGTGCAGCGAGCCCTCATCTTAAGTGAAAACAGCGATATCGAGCAGGATCATATCCTGTTAGAAGGGGTAGATTGGCAAGACGCCAACAGTTTGCAAAATGTGGTGCAGCAGACCAGCGATGTCGTAGTGCCGGACGTCAAACCGGTCGCGCAGCCTGATGCGTTTAGCCGTAGTATCGTTGGCGGAGATAGCTTAGGTAGCGAATTACGAGATCAAGAGTATGCCATCATTTTAGAGACTTTAATTGAATGCCAAGGTCGCCGCAAAGAGATGGCGGAAAAACTGGGTATCAGCCCGAGAACCTTGCGCTACAAACTGGCTAAGATGCGTGATGCTGGTATCGATATCCCGGGATGA
- a CDS encoding sensor histidine kinase, with protein sequence MDNLINQSHLDSVESQVERYKQVLDVMPAGVILLDTQGVVREANPEAHRILQVPLVNEKWFSIIQAAFAPRDDDGHEVSLRNGRKVRLAISASATGQLILITDLTETRLLQSRVSDLQRLSSLGRMVASLAHQVRTPLSSAMLYASNLGAPNLPSATRERFQSKLMDRLQDLEKQVNDMLLFAKGGDNKVIKPFTIEQLVSEYQPMVETALRSNQIDYCQEVEGEQTQILGNVNAIASALSNLVMNAIQIAGKEAQIDVYFRPVNGELRISVQDSGPGVPKELQNKIMEPFFTTRSQGTGLGLAVVQMVCRAHDGRLELLSEEGDGACFTMCLPLERNQLASTEAEN encoded by the coding sequence ATGGATAACCTCATCAATCAGTCTCACTTAGATTCGGTAGAAAGTCAGGTAGAACGTTACAAACAGGTTTTGGATGTGATGCCTGCGGGTGTTATTTTGCTCGATACTCAAGGGGTGGTCAGAGAAGCTAATCCCGAGGCGCATCGTATCCTGCAAGTGCCACTGGTGAACGAAAAGTGGTTTTCTATTATTCAGGCCGCGTTTGCTCCGCGTGACGATGATGGACACGAAGTGTCGCTGCGTAATGGACGCAAAGTGCGCTTGGCTATCTCGGCGTCGGCAACGGGCCAATTGATTCTAATTACCGACCTCACCGAAACTCGCCTGTTACAGTCGCGAGTGAGTGATTTGCAGCGCTTGTCATCGCTTGGCAGAATGGTTGCATCGCTGGCCCATCAAGTCAGAACCCCGCTCTCCAGTGCTATGCTTTATGCATCGAACTTGGGAGCGCCAAATTTGCCCAGCGCCACGCGGGAGCGTTTTCAATCCAAGTTGATGGATCGCTTGCAAGATTTGGAAAAGCAGGTCAATGATATGCTGTTGTTTGCCAAGGGGGGAGACAATAAAGTCATCAAGCCGTTTACTATCGAGCAACTGGTGAGTGAATATCAACCCATGGTCGAAACCGCGCTGCGTAGTAACCAGATTGACTACTGCCAAGAAGTGGAAGGTGAGCAGACGCAAATTCTCGGTAATGTGAATGCCATCGCTTCTGCTTTGAGTAATCTGGTGATGAATGCTATCCAGATCGCCGGAAAAGAAGCTCAGATCGATGTCTATTTCCGCCCAGTCAATGGCGAGCTTCGCATTTCTGTGCAAGACAGCGGCCCGGGCGTGCCCAAAGAATTACAAAATAAGATAATGGAACCCTTTTTCACTACTCGTTCACAAGGCACAGGCCTTGGGTTAGCGGTGGTGCAAATGGTGTGTCGTGCCCATGATGGACGGCTAGAACTACTTTCTGAAGAGGGCGATGGCGCGTGTTTTACCATGTGCCTGCCTCTTGAGCGCAATCAGCTTGCTTCGACGGAAGCAGAGAATTAA
- a CDS encoding sigma-54 dependent transcriptional regulator has product MQGLAKLLVIEDDEKNRLNLSNILEFVGENCEALPSAQIESVDWSTVWSGVIVGYVHDRSLAAVMAKLHSAHHIPLLVMGDFAHPVDDMPNLIGELEFPLNYPQLSEALRHCKEFLGRKGVNVVASARKNTLFRSLVGQSMGIQEVRHLIEQVADTEANVLILGESGTGKEVVARNIHYHSTRRNGPFVPINCGAIPPDLLESELFGHEKGSFTGALTTRKGRFELADGGTIFLDEIGDMPMAMQVKLLRVLQERCFERVGGNATLKANVRVIAATHRNLENMIDDEKFREDLYYRLNVFPIEMPALKERKEDIPLLLQELMSRLQAEGGQPICFTPRAINSLMEHDWPGNVRELANLVERMVILYPNSLVDVNHLPTKYRYSDIPEFQPELSSFASVEEQERDVLEDIFSENFDFSEKSDFDSNINAPQSLPPEGVNLKELLAELEVNMINQALEAQGGVVARAADMLGMRRTTLVEKMRKYNMQR; this is encoded by the coding sequence ATGCAAGGTTTGGCAAAGCTGCTTGTAATCGAAGATGATGAAAAAAATCGTCTCAATTTAAGCAATATATTGGAATTTGTTGGGGAAAATTGCGAAGCACTCCCTTCTGCTCAGATAGAAAGTGTTGATTGGTCAACGGTATGGTCTGGTGTGATCGTTGGCTATGTGCATGATCGTTCACTGGCAGCGGTGATGGCTAAGCTCCACTCGGCACATCATATCCCTTTACTGGTTATGGGCGATTTTGCCCATCCGGTTGACGACATGCCAAACTTAATTGGTGAATTGGAATTCCCGCTAAATTACCCGCAACTCAGTGAAGCGCTGAGACACTGCAAAGAGTTTCTTGGCAGAAAAGGGGTCAATGTTGTTGCTTCTGCGCGTAAAAATACCCTTTTCCGTAGCTTAGTTGGCCAAAGTATGGGTATCCAAGAGGTACGTCATTTGATTGAACAGGTGGCGGATACAGAAGCCAACGTACTGATTCTAGGAGAATCAGGCACAGGCAAAGAAGTGGTTGCACGTAATATTCACTACCATTCTACACGTCGCAACGGTCCTTTTGTGCCGATCAACTGCGGTGCGATTCCGCCTGATTTGCTGGAAAGCGAGCTGTTTGGCCATGAAAAAGGCTCATTTACTGGGGCGTTAACCACACGCAAAGGGCGCTTTGAGCTGGCCGATGGTGGTACCATTTTCTTAGATGAAATTGGCGACATGCCAATGGCGATGCAAGTAAAACTTTTACGTGTGTTGCAAGAGCGTTGTTTTGAACGCGTCGGAGGCAATGCGACGTTAAAAGCGAATGTGCGTGTTATCGCCGCGACACATCGCAATCTGGAAAACATGATCGACGATGAGAAATTCCGTGAAGATCTCTACTATCGGCTGAACGTCTTTCCAATTGAAATGCCTGCGTTAAAAGAGCGCAAAGAAGATATCCCGCTTCTGTTGCAAGAGCTGATGAGCCGTTTGCAAGCCGAGGGTGGACAGCCTATCTGTTTCACTCCCAGAGCGATCAATTCCCTGATGGAGCACGACTGGCCCGGTAATGTGCGTGAGCTCGCCAATCTGGTCGAACGTATGGTGATCCTTTATCCCAACAGTTTAGTAGATGTCAATCACTTGCCAACCAAGTATCGTTACAGCGATATCCCGGAGTTTCAGCCGGAGCTCTCTTCGTTTGCTTCCGTTGAAGAGCAGGAACGGGATGTGCTGGAGGATATTTTTTCCGAAAATTTCGATTTTTCTGAGAAAAGTGATTTTGATAGTAATATCAACGCACCGCAGTCTCTTCCGCCGGAAGGGGTGAACCTAAAAGAGTTGTTGGCGGAACTGGAAGTGAACATGATTAACCAAGCGCTAGAAGCGCAAGGTGGGGTGGTCGCACGTGCGGCGGACATGCTTGGGATGCGTCGGACGACATTAGTTGAAAAAATGCGTAAGTATAACATGCAGCGTTAG
- the fliS gene encoding flagellar export chaperone FliS: protein MRGSLQAYKKVSVDSQLSAASPHKVIQMLMAGAIERLIQGKAAMQAGNIPVKGERLGKALDIIIALRSCLSMDDGGDIARNLDQLYEFMITQISNANHKNDPQPIDDVIDIIREVKSAWDQIPNEYHNLTAAAVGI from the coding sequence ATGCGCGGTTCATTACAGGCTTACAAAAAAGTTTCAGTGGATAGCCAACTCAGTGCTGCGTCTCCGCATAAAGTCATTCAAATGCTGATGGCGGGTGCGATTGAGCGTCTGATCCAAGGCAAAGCGGCCATGCAGGCGGGTAATATTCCGGTCAAAGGTGAGCGTCTGGGCAAAGCACTCGACATCATCATTGCGCTACGTAGCTGTTTGTCGATGGACGATGGTGGTGATATTGCACGCAATCTTGATCAATTGTACGAGTTCATGATCACGCAAATTTCCAACGCCAACCACAAGAACGATCCTCAACCAATTGATGATGTTATCGACATTATTCGTGAGGTTAAGTCTGCTTGGGATCAGATTCCGAACGAATATCACAATTTGACAGCAGCCGCAGTTGGTATCTGA
- a CDS encoding flagellar rod protein FlaI produces MTLLAQLCDLDQLISLELEKDEISAEDLQRLVDNREQLLQSLLQQVAQNPQLKSEEEWRLMITRTKRLLERMQEETNKTGLQLQKFRRGQRSLQQYKKFT; encoded by the coding sequence ATGACCTTGCTGGCACAATTGTGTGATTTGGATCAATTAATTTCTCTCGAACTGGAAAAAGACGAAATTAGTGCTGAAGATTTGCAGCGGCTGGTCGATAACAGGGAACAGTTATTGCAGAGCCTTCTTCAACAAGTGGCGCAAAACCCACAGTTGAAGAGTGAAGAAGAGTGGCGTTTGATGATCACTCGGACAAAAAGGTTGCTGGAACGTATGCAAGAAGAGACCAATAAAACCGGTTTACAATTGCAAAAGTTCAGACGAGGTCAGCGTTCGCTTCAACAGTACAAAAAGTTTACATAA